Proteins encoded together in one Otariodibacter oris window:
- the atpG gene encoding F0F1 ATP synthase subunit gamma has translation MAGAKEIRTKIASVRNTQKITKAMEMVAASKMRKTQDRMTASRPYAATIRKVISHIAKGNIGYKHPFLTPREVKRVGYLVVSTDRGLCGGLNVNLFKSVLNELKSHKANDVTVRLGLVGNKAISFFNHMGIEIKSQITGLGDTPAMEDLLGTVNGMVNAYREGEIDELYIVYNRFVNTMSQVPTVQQLLPLPTMEDDALESKGTWDYLYEPNPESLLDSLLVRYLESQVYQSIVDNLASEQAARMVAMKAATDNAGNLINELQLVYNKARQASITNELNEIVAGAAAI, from the coding sequence ATGGCAGGTGCTAAAGAGATAAGAACCAAAATTGCAAGTGTTCGTAATACGCAAAAGATTACCAAAGCGATGGAAATGGTTGCGGCATCTAAGATGAGAAAGACGCAAGATCGTATGACAGCGTCTCGCCCTTATGCAGCAACTATCCGTAAGGTAATTAGCCATATTGCAAAAGGAAATATTGGTTATAAACACCCGTTTCTTACTCCTAGAGAAGTTAAGAGAGTTGGGTATTTAGTTGTATCAACAGATCGTGGTTTGTGTGGTGGATTGAATGTTAATTTATTCAAATCAGTATTGAATGAGTTAAAATCACACAAAGCAAATGATGTGACTGTTCGATTAGGATTGGTTGGTAATAAAGCTATTTCATTTTTCAATCATATGGGAATTGAAATTAAATCTCAGATAACAGGGCTAGGCGATACTCCAGCAATGGAAGATTTACTGGGTACAGTTAATGGGATGGTTAATGCTTATCGTGAAGGCGAAATTGATGAACTTTATATTGTATATAATCGTTTCGTTAATACGATGTCACAGGTACCAACAGTCCAACAATTATTACCATTACCAACAATGGAAGATGATGCTTTAGAAAGTAAAGGTACTTGGGATTATCTTTATGAACCTAATCCAGAGTCATTACTTGATAGTCTATTAGTTCGCTATTTAGAATCTCAAGTATATCAATCTATTGTTGATAATCTTGCATCAGAACAAGCTGCTAGAATGGTTGCAATGAAAGCGGCTACTGATAATGCGGGTAATTTAATCAATGAATTGCAGTTGGTGTATAACAAAGCTCGTCAAGCGAGCATTACGAATGAATTAAATGAAATTGTTGCGGGCGCCGCTGCAATTTAA
- a CDS encoding F0F1 ATP synthase subunit epsilon produces MASQFELTVVSAENEIFSGQVTSVRVSGIDGELGVYAGHTPLLTAIKPGMVKYNLADGKEEFIYVSGGFLEVQPTVVTVLADTAIRGEELDEQRILAAKRKAEDTLGKTSNAELTAKLAREIAKLRVYELTKTQLSNRR; encoded by the coding sequence ATGGCATCTCAATTTGAATTAACCGTAGTTTCTGCAGAAAATGAAATTTTTTCTGGACAGGTAACAAGTGTTCGAGTATCTGGGATTGATGGGGAATTAGGTGTCTATGCAGGACATACTCCATTACTTACTGCAATAAAACCAGGAATGGTTAAATATAATCTTGCAGATGGTAAAGAAGAGTTTATCTATGTATCAGGTGGTTTCCTAGAAGTTCAACCAACAGTTGTTACAGTATTAGCTGACACGGCTATTCGAGGTGAAGAACTTGATGAACAGCGTATCTTAGCTGCGAAACGTAAAGCTGAAGATACACTTGGAAAAACAAGTAACGCAGAGTTGACTGCTAAATTAGCTAGAGAAATTGCGAAATTACGAGTTTATGAACTAACTAAAACACAATTATCTAATAGAAGATAA
- the atpD gene encoding F0F1 ATP synthase subunit beta → MATGKIVQIIGAVIDVEFPQDAVPKVYDALKVESGLTLEVQQQLGGGVVRCIALGTSDGLKRGLKVENTAKAIQVPVGTKTLGRIMNVLGEPIDEQGPIGEEERWSIHRAAPSYEEQANSTELLETGIKVIDLICPFAKGGKVGLFGGAGVGKTVNMMELIRNIAIEHSGYSVFAGVGERTREGNDFYHEMKDSNVLDKVSLVYGQMNEPPGNRLRVALTGLTMAEKFRDEGRDVLFFVDNIYRYTLAGTEVSALLGRMPSAVGYQPTLAEEMGVLQERITSTKKGSITSVQAVYVPADDLTDPSPATTFAHLDSTVVLSRQIASLGIYPAVDPLDSTSRQLDPLVVGEEHYNVARGVQGILQRYKELKDIIAILGMDELSEDDKLVVARARKIERYLSQPFFVAEVFNGTPGKYVPLKETIRGFKGILDGEYDHIPEQAFYMAGSIDEVIERANKM, encoded by the coding sequence ATGGCAACTGGAAAAATTGTACAAATCATCGGTGCAGTCATCGACGTTGAATTTCCGCAAGATGCAGTACCAAAAGTTTACGATGCATTAAAGGTTGAATCAGGTTTAACACTTGAAGTTCAACAACAATTAGGTGGAGGCGTAGTGCGTTGTATCGCATTAGGTACTTCAGATGGTTTAAAACGTGGTTTAAAAGTTGAAAATACAGCCAAAGCAATTCAAGTACCAGTGGGTACTAAAACGTTAGGCCGTATTATGAATGTATTGGGTGAGCCAATTGATGAGCAAGGCCCTATTGGTGAAGAAGAGCGTTGGTCTATCCACCGTGCTGCACCAAGCTATGAAGAGCAAGCAAATAGCACAGAACTTTTAGAAACAGGTATCAAAGTAATCGACTTAATTTGCCCATTTGCAAAAGGGGGTAAAGTTGGTCTATTCGGTGGTGCGGGTGTAGGTAAAACCGTAAATATGATGGAGTTAATCCGTAATATTGCAATTGAGCACTCAGGTTACTCTGTATTTGCTGGTGTAGGTGAGCGTACTCGTGAGGGTAATGACTTCTACCACGAAATGAAAGATTCAAACGTACTTGATAAAGTATCGCTTGTTTATGGACAAATGAATGAGCCACCAGGTAACCGTTTACGTGTTGCATTAACAGGTTTAACAATGGCTGAAAAATTCCGTGATGAAGGTCGTGATGTATTATTCTTCGTTGATAATATTTATCGTTATACTTTGGCGGGAACAGAAGTATCAGCATTGTTAGGTCGTATGCCATCAGCGGTAGGTTATCAGCCAACATTAGCGGAAGAAATGGGTGTTCTACAAGAACGTATTACTTCAACTAAGAAAGGTTCTATTACGTCTGTTCAAGCAGTATATGTTCCTGCGGATGACTTAACTGACCCATCTCCAGCAACAACCTTTGCTCACTTAGACTCAACAGTCGTATTAAGCCGTCAGATTGCTTCTTTAGGTATTTACCCAGCGGTTGACCCATTAGATTCAACTTCAAGACAGTTAGACCCATTAGTTGTTGGCGAAGAACATTATAATGTGGCTCGTGGCGTTCAAGGTATTTTACAACGTTATAAAGAGTTAAAAGATATCATCGCTATTTTAGGTATGGATGAATTATCTGAAGACGATAAACTTGTTGTTGCTCGTGCACGTAAGATCGAACGTTATTTATCTCAACCATTCTTCGTTGCTGAAGTATTTAACGGTACACCAGGTAAATATGTTCCATTAAAAGAAACTATTCGTGGCTTTAAAGGCATTTTAGATGGTGAGTATGATCACATTCCAGAACAAGCATTCTATATGGCTGGTTCGATCGATGAAGTGATTGAAAGAGCAAATAAGATGTAA
- a CDS encoding PTS transporter subunit EIIC — protein sequence MFKQLQQVGKAFMLPIAILPAAGLLLGIGGALSNTATVQAYPVLDNPTLQGIFQIMSAAGSVVFANLALLLCVGLGIGLAKRDKGVAALAAVVGYLIMTGTIAALIPLFSPETQSIDTGVIGALVMGLITVKLHNKYHNIQLPQILGFFGGSRFVPIVTAFSAIFVGAVFFLIWPTFQQWLVSAGKGIASMGEVGTFFYGFLMRLSGAVGLHHMIYPLFWFTELGGTEVVNGETIIGAQKIFFAQLADPNHQGLFTEGTRFFAGRFDTMMFGLPAACLAMYHTVPKKRRKQIGGLFLGAALTSFITGITEPIEFMFLFVAPWLYVFHAFLDGVSFYIADFLNISIGNTFSGGFIDFLLFGILQGNANTNWIEVVFVGIPWAALYYFSFLFLIRKFNVMTPGRAEEQEEVVEQQSTSLTENAHTIIQALGTESNIEHVDACITRLRVSVKDVKSVDKPKLKSVGAIEVLEVGGGVQAVFGAKAVLYKSEINQILGKDD from the coding sequence ATGTTTAAACAACTGCAACAAGTCGGTAAAGCATTTATGTTACCTATTGCAATTCTGCCAGCAGCAGGTTTGTTACTAGGTATTGGCGGTGCATTATCAAATACAGCAACAGTACAAGCTTATCCTGTATTGGATAATCCAACCTTACAAGGCATTTTCCAAATAATGTCTGCGGCGGGTAGTGTCGTTTTTGCAAATTTAGCCTTGTTGCTTTGTGTCGGTTTAGGTATAGGTCTTGCAAAAAGAGATAAAGGCGTAGCTGCATTGGCTGCGGTAGTGGGATATTTGATTATGACTGGCACTATTGCGGCATTGATTCCATTATTTTCCCCTGAAACACAAAGTATTGATACTGGTGTAATTGGTGCATTAGTAATGGGGTTGATTACTGTCAAATTACATAACAAATACCATAATATTCAATTACCTCAAATTTTAGGGTTCTTTGGCGGTTCTCGCTTTGTGCCTATTGTTACTGCATTCTCTGCTATTTTCGTTGGAGCGGTATTCTTCCTTATTTGGCCAACATTCCAACAATGGTTAGTTTCGGCAGGTAAAGGGATAGCTTCAATGGGCGAAGTGGGTACATTCTTCTATGGTTTCCTAATGAGATTAAGTGGTGCGGTTGGCTTGCACCATATGATTTACCCATTATTCTGGTTTACTGAATTGGGAGGAACAGAAGTTGTTAATGGTGAAACCATCATTGGCGCACAAAAAATATTTTTTGCTCAGTTAGCAGATCCAAATCATCAAGGCTTATTCACTGAAGGAACGCGTTTTTTTGCAGGTCGTTTTGACACTATGATGTTTGGTTTACCAGCGGCTTGTTTAGCGATGTATCATACTGTGCCTAAAAAACGTCGTAAACAGATTGGTGGATTATTCCTTGGTGCTGCATTAACTTCTTTTATTACTGGAATTACAGAACCTATCGAGTTTATGTTTTTATTTGTGGCTCCGTGGTTATATGTTTTCCACGCATTCTTAGATGGGGTTTCTTTCTATATTGCAGATTTCCTCAATATTTCTATCGGTAACACTTTCTCTGGTGGTTTTATTGATTTCTTACTATTTGGTATTTTACAAGGTAATGCGAATACAAACTGGATTGAGGTTGTCTTTGTTGGGATCCCTTGGGCAGCTCTCTATTATTTCTCATTCTTATTCTTGATTCGTAAGTTTAATGTAATGACTCCAGGTCGAGCTGAAGAGCAAGAAGAAGTGGTAGAACAACAATCTACGTCATTAACTGAAAATGCACATACAATTATCCAAGCATTAGGAACAGAAAGTAATATTGAACATGTGGATGCATGTATAACTCGTTTACGTGTTTCAGTAAAAGATGTTAAATCAGTTGATAAACCTAAATTGAAATCAGTGGGTGCTATTGAAGTATTAGAAGTAGGTGGCGGTGTTCAAGCTGTTTTTGGTGCCAAAGCAGTCTTATATAAGAGTGAAATAAATCAAATATTAGGAAAAGATGACTAA